The DNA sequence CAATCCGCATGCTGCGTTCCCGAGCAGGGACACGAGCCGCAGGGGGCCTCGCCGCCGCTCTGTACGACCTGGGTTCCGGCATTGCAGGCCTCCGGGGCGGCGCAATGGGCAAAGGCCTTTACCGGCAGCAGCAGGTACAGGGCGATGACGATGATGGCGAATGGGTAATACACTGAATGGCGCATGGCTGGTTCACTTCGTATAGAATTCGGGCCGCCCTGTCAACGATTAATCGTCAGGCCCATCCTGCCGCCTGTTTCGGCAGATCCCCGTGTGGGGAATATTCCACACACGCCTGGCGGATATTCTCCACACGCAAAATACATTCCAGCGCGGACAGGCCGAATATATAAACGATATTACAGCCAGTTACGCAACACAACCACGCTGGCATGCTCCTTGAAGACAGGAAAACAACGTGGATCGGCCGGTGAAATGACCGTGCCTGACCGAATGGGGCGACTATGAAAAACAGAATCATCAATACGGCATTGGTCGTGACGGCGATCGTGTTCCTTGCCCTCCTGGCGGTGCACGTCAGGGCCGGGGCGACCGCCGACTCGGTGGCGGTCCTGAAGACGACCGGCATGACCTGCGGAAGCTGCGCCGACAGGATAACGAAGACGCTGCGGAGTACCAAAGGCGTCGCCACGGCCGAGGTGGACCTGGAGGGTGGTTGGGTCATCGTCGGCTACGACACCAAGACGATCAAACCGGAGGTATTGGCGGAGAACGTCAAAAAGGCCGGATTCGCAAGCACGGTCGAGGAGGTCGTGACGCCGGAGCAGTACCGGCGGATCACCGGCAAGGACGTGGGCGCGAGCGGTGCCGGCAGGCAAGGGTGTTGCGGGAACAGAGGCTGCGGGGCAGGAACTACAACCAAGTAGGGGGAGCAGGGTATGCACATGAATTACACCAAGAAACTGGTTTGGGCAGGGGTCGTCATCGGGGCGCTGTTGATCGGCGCAGCAGGGGTGTTTGCCTTTTCCCTGGGCAAGTACGAAAAGATCAAGGCCAACAACGGCACGGTTGCCATCCCGGTTTCCCGCTTGAGCGGCGACAAGGCCCGTTTCTACCGTTTCGACGACGGGGGCAAGAGCATCGCCTTCTTTGTCGTCAAGGCGCCGGACGGCAGCTACCGCACCGCCTTTGACGCCTGTGACGTCTGTTACCGGGACAAGAAGGGGTACGAGCAGCAGGGGAACCAGATGCTCTGCAAGAACTGCAATAAGAAATTCGCCATCGACCGTATCGGTCCCAACTCGGGCGGAGGCTGCAACCCCTCCTTTCTCCCCCACCAGGTGAGCGGGGGCGCCATCACCATCAAGGCGGCCGATCTCAAGGCAGGCGCGCGGTTCTTTTAGATGAGACTCCACACCATCGCCATAAACAATCTCAAGCGCCGCAAGGCCAAGATGGCCTTCCTGACCATCGGTCTGATGGTGGGGATCGGGACCATCGTCACCCTGATCACCCTCACCACGTCCATGTCCCGGGATATCGGACGCAAGATGGACGAGTTCGGGGCCAACATCCTGGTGACCCCCCAGAGCAACGGCCTGGCCATGAACTACGGCGGCATCAGCCTGGGGGGCGTGACCTTCGACCAGCGGGAGATCCGTGAAGCCGACCTGGCCCGCATCGCGACCATCGCCAACCGCCGCAACATCTCGGCCGTGAGCCCCAAGGTGCTGGGGAGCGTCCCCATCGGCGGACACGACGTCCTCCTGGTGGGGGTCAATTTCGCCAGCGAATTGAAGATGAAACAGTGGTGGCGGATCTTCGGCGATGCCCCCAAAGGGGACAACGAACTGCTGCTGGGGAGCGACGCCTCCAAGGTGCTCAATGCGGCGAGCGGGGACACGCTCCGAATCAAGGGAGAGGCGTTCAAGGTTGTCGGGGTGCTGGACCAGACCGGCTCCCAGGACGACGCGCTGGTCTTTGCGCCGCTCAGAAAGGCCCAGAAGCTGCTCGGCAAAGAAGGCAGGATCACCCTGGCCGAGGTGGCGGCCCTCTGTTCCGGCTGCCCCATCGGCGACATGGTCGTCCAGATTGCCGAAAAACTGCCCGACGCCAAGGTATCGGCCATCCAGCAGGTGGTGGAGGGACGCCTCAAGGCCCTGAACCAGTTCAAGCGTTTCTCCTACGCCATGGCCGGTGTTGTGGTGTTCATCGGCTCCCTGATCGTCTTCGTCACCATGATGGGGAGCGTCAACGAACGCACCACCGAGATCGGCGTCTTCCGCGCCATCGGTTTCAGGAAGAGCCACATCATGCGGATCATCTTGCTGGAGGCGGCCCTGGTCAGCCTGCTGGCCGGCCTTCTGGGGTACGGCGTCGGCATGGCGGGCGCCCGGCTGGCGCTCCCTTTCATGGCGGAGGCCAAGGACGCCAAGCTGCTCTGGGATGCCTGGGTGGCGGGCGGTTCCATCGCCCTGGCCCTGCTGCTGGGGCTTTTGGCCAGCCTGTATCCGGCGCTGCATGCCAGCAGGATGGACCCGACGGAAGCGCTACGTGCATTATGAGGCGGCCACTTTTCCGCAATCTCGGCGTCAGGCTTCGAGCCTCCTTGTGCGGCGTAGCGCTGCTACGCCTCCGCGCAATCCCTCGACAGCCTTGATCTTGCACAAAATCCACGTTTTTTACGGTGGTCTGCCATAAACAAAAAACCGTTTTTCAAGAGAGTCCCAATAATGTCACTCATTGAAATCAGCAACCTGACCAAGCACTACACCAGCGGCGGCGAGACGGTCGAAGCGCTCCGCGGCGTGGACATCGCCATCGAGGCCGGAGAATTCATCACCGTCATGGGCCAGTCCGGCTCCGGCAAGAGCACCCTCCTCTCGGTGCTGGGGGGTATGAACCACCCCACATCGGGGGAGGTGGAGATGACCGGGGTCAAACTCTACCAGCTTCCCGGCGAAAAACTGGCCGATTTCCGGGCTCAGAACCTGGGGTTCGTCTTCCAGTCCTTTCACCTGATCCCCTACCTGACGGCGCTGGAAAACGTCATGCTCCCCTTGGCCATCGTCAAGGCGAAGAACGCCCAAAAACAGGCCGCCGCCCGCCAGGCCCTGGAACGGGTCGGCCTGGGGGCCAAGGCCGGGCGGCTCCCCAACCAACTCTCGGGGGGTGAGCAGGAACGGGTCGCCATCGCCCGGGCCATCGTCAACACGCCCCACATTCTCTTGGCCGACGAGCCGACCGGCAACCTGGACTCCCGCACCAGCGACGAGGTCATGGCCCTGTTCCGGGAACTGAACGCCGCCGGCCAGACCATCGTCATGGTCACCCACAACCCGGACAACGGCAGACACAGCGATCGGACCATCACCTTGAAGGATGGACGGGTAGTATAACTTACGAGCCCGAGAGAAACTGATTTGGGTTTAACTTTCCGCGAGGTTGCGCTATATAGGTACCCATGAAATCAACCATCCTGCGCACCGTACTTCTGGCCTTTTCCATCCTCGGCATCAGCCTGCTCCACTACCTGACACCGCTGAACCTCCACTACCTGCACGACATCTTCCAGCGGTTCTACTACCTGCCGATCATCCTGGCGGCCCTCTGGTTCGGCTTCCGCGGCGGGCTGCTCTGCTCCCTGACGGTCAGCGTGGTGTACGCCCCCCACATCCTCTTCCAATGGGGGGGCGGCCTGGCCCTGGAGATGGAGAAGTACCTGGAGATCGTCATGTACAACGTGGTGGGGGGCGTCACGGGACTCCTGGCGCAGCGGGAACGCGCCCGCAGCCAGGAGCTCCAGCGGACCGCCCAGGGGTTGGAGGAGTCCTACAACAAGCTGCAAACCCAGTCGGAACGGATCATGACCATCGAGGAGCAGTTGCGGCGGGCGGAACGGCTCTCCACCCTAGGGGAAATGGCGGCGGTGCTGGCCCACGAGATCAGGAACCCCTTAGGCTCCATCCGCGGCACGGCCGAGATCCTGCGGGACGACTACCAGCCCGGCGACCCCAAGCACGAGTTCATCGAGATTCAGATCAAGGAGACCGAACGGCTCAACCGGGTGGTGGAGGAGTTCCTGCGCCTGGCCCGGCCCCAACCGTCGGCGATGGCACGTTGTTCCCTGCGGGAAGAGTTGGAGACCATCGTCACCCTCACCGCCAACGACGCCAAGGCCCGCAAAATCAGGCTCGCGCTGGAGCCGCCCGCTGGCGATCACGTTGTGAACGCCGACGGCGAAAAGCTGCGCCAGGCATTTTTGAATATCGTCATCAACGCCCTCCAGGCTACGCCGGAAGGGGGCACCGTGACCATCGCCACCCGGCAGGCCGATGGCTTCCACCAGATCCGTTTCAGCGATACCGGCCCCGGCATCGACGCGGATACCCTTGCCCGGATCTTCGAACCGTTCTTCACCACCAAGCCGGACGGCACCGGCCTGGGGCTGGCCATCACGAAGAAGATCATCGAGGCCCATGGCGGCATGCTTGAGATGGAGAGCGAGGTTGGCAAAGGCACGATGGTTGTTGTCAGGCTGCCAGTAATATAGGAATTACTTGCTCTCGCTACAAAGGGCCTGTCTGGTAACGTGGGCAAAGGTATGAAGTGCTGAATGTTCTCTTGGAAAAGCCGGATTGCATAGTCGTTGAAGAAGCACGATCAAGGCACCGCCATGCGAGGTCGATCATGAGCAATAAGCCTGCAATTTTTGAAGATTACAAAATTCGCAGAATCTACGACGAACAGACAGAGACTTGGTTTTTCTCCGTAGTGGATATTATCCAGGCACTACTGCAACAGCCTGATTTCCAGGCGGCCAGGAATTACTGGAAAGTGTTGAAAAATCGTCTGAACAAAGAAGGAAGTGAAACGGTTACAAAATGTAACCAGTTGAAAATGCCTGCCGAAGACGGGAAGATGCGGCTAACCGACGCTGCCAGCCCGGAAACGCTTCTGCGCCTGATCCAGTCCGTCCCCAGCCCCAAGGCAGAGCCGATCAAGATGTGGTTGGCCAGGGTCGGTTACGAGCGTATGCAGGATATGGTCGACCCCTCACGTTCGCTTGACCGGGCCAGGGAGTACTGGCAACAACATGGCAGAAGTGAAAAATGGATTCAGCAGCGGATGATGGGACAGGAAACCCGCAACAAGCTGACTGACTATTGGAAAGAGCATGACATCAGGAAAGAATCCGAGTTTGCCATCCTGACCAACATCATTCATCAGGAATGGTCGGGATTGACTGTGCAGGCGCACAAGAAGGCAAAAGGACTGAATACCCAGAATCTGCGTGACCATATGAGCGAGGCAGAGTTGATCTTTACCGCCCTGGCGGAACTCTCCACCCGCCAGATTGCCGAAGTGACCGAGGCCACCGGCATGGAGGAAAATAAGATTGCCAGCAAGAAAGGCGGAGGCATCGCCAAAAAGGCGCGTTTGGAGCTGGAACAAAAAACCGGTAGGCGTGTTGTGACCGGGGAGAACTATCTGCCCCCGGAGGCTATTGTTATTGCTGGTAAAACTAAGAAAGAATGATAGTCTCGATACATTACCAGACATACTGAAGAGTCAAAGTGGTAATGAAAAACACGAGGAAATTACAATGGATAGACGGTATCAAGTTTTTCTCAGTTCAACCTATGAAGATCTTAAAGAGGAACGGCTTGAAGTTATGAAAGCTCGCCTTGAGTTGGATTGCTTTCCCTGTGGAATGGAGTACTTTCCTGCGGCAAACGAGGATCAGTGGGCATACATCAGAGATTTGATCGATCAGTGTGATTACTACATAGTAGTGATAGGCGGCCGCTATGGGTCAACAGATTCGTCCGGGATTAGTTTCACGCAAAAAGAGTATGAATATGCCGTTTCCCTTGGGGTTCCGGTCATCGCGTTTGTTCACTCCGCCCCCGACACCATTGCGACAGGCAAAACTGATAAGAATGCCTTGGCAAAGGCAAAGCTTGATGAATTCAAAACCCTTGTCCAGACACAATTATGTAAGGGTTGGTCGAACGCTCACGAACTCGGAGCTGTCGTTAGCAGAAGCTTGACACAACTCATTAAAAGAACCCCTCGACCTGGTTGGGTGAGAGCTGACAGCCTTGCGAGTGCTGAAGCTTCACAAGAAATATTACGCCTCAGGCATTTGGTTGATCAGCAGCAGGAAAAAATTGATCATCTCAAGTTGAAATCACCTGAAGGTGCTGAAGGCTTGGCACAGGGTGCCGAACTGTTTGAGCTTGAATTCAACATCACGCTTTCTGCTAGGGCACGATCCTACAACGACCCGGATCGGTACATAAAAAAGCAGGCTTCTGCATGCCATAGCTGGGATAGTATCTATGCTGCCTTCGCGCCATATTTGCTGGTAGAGAACAGGGAAAATACTATAAAAACAGGAATTGGGAGAATGCTTCGCGACGCTCACCAACATGAGATTCTAAAAAGCCAAAAAGAATATGATTTAGGCTCCTTAGCCATTACAGAAAAGTCCTTACAAACCATTATCGTTCAGTTCAGCGCGCTCGGCTATATAGAATTGAGTACTTCTCAAGAAGAGCGAAAGGTAGTCCGAATGGCCAAACTTACGCCTCTTGGGCACAAATATCTTTTAACAGTGACAGCTATAAAGACCAATACTGACGTAAGGAAAATATCGTCAACCAAGACATCAAGCCAACCTGCTAAGCATGCCTGATGCTAGACGTTACGCAAATTTCAATAGGACTACCATGACCCCCAAAATCCTCATCATCGACGACGACACCTCGCTCCGGCGGGTGCTGGAATACAACCTCCAGGAGGCGGGCTATCAGGTGGTGGCCGCGGCTGGCGGCGAGGAGGGGCTGCGCCTGTTCGGAGAGGAGACGCCCGCCCTGGTGATCACCGACATGAAGATGCCCGGCATGGACGGGCTCCAGGTATTGAAGGCCGTCAAGGAGCGCTCGCCCGAAACCCTGGTGATGATCATCACCGCCTTCGGCACCGTGGACATCGCCGTGGAGGCCATGAAACTGGGGGCCTACGACTACATCACCAAGCCGTTCAACCGGGACGAGTTGAAGCTGACCGTGGCCAAGGCGCTGCAATTCACCGGCCTGGCCGCCGAGAACAAGCGCCTGAAGAATCAACTTGCCGACCGCTCCGACTTCCGCACCATTGTAGGCGCCTCGCGCCAGATGGAGCGGGTCTTCGACATCGTGCGCAAGGTGGCCGACAGCGAGGCGGCGGTGCTGATCACCGGCGAATCGGGCACCGGCAAGGAGTTGGTGGCCCGCTCGATCCACGCCCACAGCGGGCGCAGGGACGCCCCCTTCGTGGCCATCAACTGTGCCGCCATCCCCCGCGACCTTCTGGAGAGCGAGCTGTTCGGCCATGTGAAGGGTGCCTTCACCGGGGCGGTGAAAGACAAGACCGGCAGGTTCCAACTGGCCGAGGGGGGCACCCTCTTTCTTGACGAGGTGGGCGAACTGCCGCTGGAGTTACAGCCCAAGCTGCTCCGGGCCTTGCAGGAAAAGATCGTCGAGCCGGTGGGGGGGACCACGGCGCACAAACTGGACGTGCGCCTGGTGGCCGCCACCAACCTGGACATGGAAAAGGCTTTGAGTGAGGGGACCTTCCGGGAGGATCTGTACTACCGGCTGTCGGTCATCCCGATCCACCTCCCCCCCCTGCGGGAACGGCCGGACGACATACCGCTCCTGCTCCGCTATTTCTGCGCCAAGCACGACAGCCAGCAGGTCAACTTCGATCACCCGGCCCTGGATACGCTGGTGCACTACGGCTGGCCCGGCAACGTGCGGGAACTGGAGAACACGGTGGAGCGCCTGCTGATCATGCGCACCGGGGACACCATCACCCCGGAGGATCTGCCGGACAAGATCCGTTCCGGGAACGCCGCGGCATCGGGGACGACGGCGGTGTTCAACCTCCCCCCCGAGGGGTATTCCCTGGAACGGCTGGAACACGAGGTAGTGGTGGCCGCCCTGGAGCGCAACCACTGGAACCAGACCGCCGCGGCGCGGTTCCTGCGCATCCCCCGTCATACCCTCATCTACCGCATGGAGAAATACGGCATCGTTCCCCCGGAAAAATAAACATCTGCCACAGAAACGCGGAGACGCAGAGGTACACAGAGAAAGGCAAAACGAGGTGGAAAGCAAAAATCTTTTGAATTTCAGCCTGTGGTTTTACTCTAAAAAATATTGGCTTTCTCTCTTTTGCCTTTCCTTTGTGTCTCCGTGTCTCTGTGGCAGATTGATCTTTTGTGATTTGCCGTTTCACTATCTGAAGAATATGCTCCCCCCCTGTAGGATATTCCACAGCCTTTCACCTCCTTCTCACTGTACATTCCAAGCAATCGCTGTATAATCGCCATATTGCATCGTTGGCACACCCCTTGAATCAGAGTGATGCATGACCACGAAACCAATACCGAGGCACCCCATGAAAACCCGCGTCGTTTTTCTTGCCCTGCTCGTCACCGCCATGCTTCCGGCAGGCTTCAGCCGCGCGGCTGAGACCAAACCGACGGAAAATCTTGCTGAACTGGTAAAAACCGCCCTGGCGAACAATCCCGAGGTCACGGCCTCCGGG is a window from the Oryzomonas sagensis genome containing:
- a CDS encoding heavy-metal-associated domain-containing protein, with amino-acid sequence MKNRIINTALVVTAIVFLALLAVHVRAGATADSVAVLKTTGMTCGSCADRITKTLRSTKGVATAEVDLEGGWVIVGYDTKTIKPEVLAENVKKAGFASTVEEVVTPEQYRRITGKDVGASGAGRQGCCGNRGCGAGTTTK
- a CDS encoding DUF2318 domain-containing protein, whose translation is MHMNYTKKLVWAGVVIGALLIGAAGVFAFSLGKYEKIKANNGTVAIPVSRLSGDKARFYRFDDGGKSIAFFVVKAPDGSYRTAFDACDVCYRDKKGYEQQGNQMLCKNCNKKFAIDRIGPNSGGGCNPSFLPHQVSGGAITIKAADLKAGARFF
- a CDS encoding ABC transporter permease: MRLHTIAINNLKRRKAKMAFLTIGLMVGIGTIVTLITLTTSMSRDIGRKMDEFGANILVTPQSNGLAMNYGGISLGGVTFDQREIREADLARIATIANRRNISAVSPKVLGSVPIGGHDVLLVGVNFASELKMKQWWRIFGDAPKGDNELLLGSDASKVLNAASGDTLRIKGEAFKVVGVLDQTGSQDDALVFAPLRKAQKLLGKEGRITLAEVAALCSGCPIGDMVVQIAEKLPDAKVSAIQQVVEGRLKALNQFKRFSYAMAGVVVFIGSLIVFVTMMGSVNERTTEIGVFRAIGFRKSHIMRIILLEAALVSLLAGLLGYGVGMAGARLALPFMAEAKDAKLLWDAWVAGGSIALALLLGLLASLYPALHASRMDPTEALRAL
- a CDS encoding ABC transporter ATP-binding protein — protein: MSLIEISNLTKHYTSGGETVEALRGVDIAIEAGEFITVMGQSGSGKSTLLSVLGGMNHPTSGEVEMTGVKLYQLPGEKLADFRAQNLGFVFQSFHLIPYLTALENVMLPLAIVKAKNAQKQAAARQALERVGLGAKAGRLPNQLSGGEQERVAIARAIVNTPHILLADEPTGNLDSRTSDEVMALFRELNAAGQTIVMVTHNPDNGRHSDRTITLKDGRVV
- a CDS encoding ATP-binding protein, with protein sequence MKSTILRTVLLAFSILGISLLHYLTPLNLHYLHDIFQRFYYLPIILAALWFGFRGGLLCSLTVSVVYAPHILFQWGGGLALEMEKYLEIVMYNVVGGVTGLLAQRERARSQELQRTAQGLEESYNKLQTQSERIMTIEEQLRRAERLSTLGEMAAVLAHEIRNPLGSIRGTAEILRDDYQPGDPKHEFIEIQIKETERLNRVVEEFLRLARPQPSAMARCSLREELETIVTLTANDAKARKIRLALEPPAGDHVVNADGEKLRQAFLNIVINALQATPEGGTVTIATRQADGFHQIRFSDTGPGIDADTLARIFEPFFTTKPDGTGLGLAITKKIIEAHGGMLEMESEVGKGTMVVVRLPVI
- a CDS encoding BRO family protein, giving the protein MSNKPAIFEDYKIRRIYDEQTETWFFSVVDIIQALLQQPDFQAARNYWKVLKNRLNKEGSETVTKCNQLKMPAEDGKMRLTDAASPETLLRLIQSVPSPKAEPIKMWLARVGYERMQDMVDPSRSLDRAREYWQQHGRSEKWIQQRMMGQETRNKLTDYWKEHDIRKESEFAILTNIIHQEWSGLTVQAHKKAKGLNTQNLRDHMSEAELIFTALAELSTRQIAEVTEATGMEENKIASKKGGGIAKKARLELEQKTGRRVVTGENYLPPEAIVIAGKTKKE
- a CDS encoding DUF4062 domain-containing protein, producing the protein MDRRYQVFLSSTYEDLKEERLEVMKARLELDCFPCGMEYFPAANEDQWAYIRDLIDQCDYYIVVIGGRYGSTDSSGISFTQKEYEYAVSLGVPVIAFVHSAPDTIATGKTDKNALAKAKLDEFKTLVQTQLCKGWSNAHELGAVVSRSLTQLIKRTPRPGWVRADSLASAEASQEILRLRHLVDQQQEKIDHLKLKSPEGAEGLAQGAELFELEFNITLSARARSYNDPDRYIKKQASACHSWDSIYAAFAPYLLVENRENTIKTGIGRMLRDAHQHEILKSQKEYDLGSLAITEKSLQTIIVQFSALGYIELSTSQEERKVVRMAKLTPLGHKYLLTVTAIKTNTDVRKISSTKTSSQPAKHA
- a CDS encoding sigma-54-dependent transcriptional regulator, whose product is MTPKILIIDDDTSLRRVLEYNLQEAGYQVVAAAGGEEGLRLFGEETPALVITDMKMPGMDGLQVLKAVKERSPETLVMIITAFGTVDIAVEAMKLGAYDYITKPFNRDELKLTVAKALQFTGLAAENKRLKNQLADRSDFRTIVGASRQMERVFDIVRKVADSEAAVLITGESGTGKELVARSIHAHSGRRDAPFVAINCAAIPRDLLESELFGHVKGAFTGAVKDKTGRFQLAEGGTLFLDEVGELPLELQPKLLRALQEKIVEPVGGTTAHKLDVRLVAATNLDMEKALSEGTFREDLYYRLSVIPIHLPPLRERPDDIPLLLRYFCAKHDSQQVNFDHPALDTLVHYGWPGNVRELENTVERLLIMRTGDTITPEDLPDKIRSGNAAASGTTAVFNLPPEGYSLERLEHEVVVAALERNHWNQTAAARFLRIPRHTLIYRMEKYGIVPPEK